Proteins encoded together in one Candidatus Thermoplasmatota archaeon window:
- the eif1A gene encoding translation initiation factor eIF-1A, with protein MRVRMPDKKKKEMFGIADQLLGGSRLKIMCEDGKARMGRIPGKMKRRMWIREGDLVVVRPWEFQDEKCEVVWRYTKTQAAYLSRRGQVPKQIDVF; from the coding sequence ATGCGCGTGCGCATGCCGGACAAGAAGAAGAAGGAGATGTTCGGCATCGCCGACCAGCTCCTCGGCGGCTCGCGCCTGAAGATCATGTGCGAGGACGGCAAGGCGCGCATGGGCCGCATCCCAGGCAAGATGAAGCGCCGCATGTGGATCCGCGAGGGCGACCTCGTGGTCGTGCGTCCGTGGGAGTTCCAGGACGAGAAGTGCGAGGTCGTCTGGCGCTACACGAAGACGCAGGCCGCCTACCTCTCGCGCCGCGGGCAAGTGCCCAAGCAGATCGACGTGTTCTGA
- a CDS encoding sialidase family protein, translating into MVRAALAPVLVTVGLVLAGCLGPGVPTPEPASAAARFDALPDPAAAFPTPLFGPATTAISGCRFDCFEPSIAAGPDGRLYVTEVYGTTIAVSTDDGVTFAAVSPPPLPSQATLRTDRADALVQVAPDGRLFYSALLTEPIGFAYLLGLQIAFSEDGGASWASNVWTQIAIPPSPYGTDRQWLAFASDGSLYASFSQFPTGGIWMARSDDGGRTFGPFLPAVPPWERRFVMGAAAPVVGLDGTVVLPYYSLIAPGPTADFALRVAVSRDRGRTFEQRDVAATSPGLEWDWPAAAVDPSGRFHLAWGSQREGLFLSSSDDDGATWSIPRVWNEGRPAENPALLASADHLQALWFEQGAGYRFARASLDAATPPDAVPIVDTSNVRSDFSSFALKASGTAAVVWAEADVVRVRMESSSP; encoded by the coding sequence GTGGTGCGTGCTGCTCTCGCGCCTGTACTCGTGACGGTGGGCCTGGTTCTCGCCGGATGTCTGGGCCCAGGCGTTCCGACCCCGGAGCCCGCGTCGGCGGCCGCACGCTTCGACGCGTTGCCCGATCCGGCCGCCGCCTTCCCAACGCCCTTGTTCGGCCCGGCGACGACCGCGATTTCGGGTTGCCGCTTCGACTGCTTCGAGCCTTCGATCGCAGCGGGTCCGGACGGCCGACTGTACGTGACGGAGGTCTACGGGACGACGATCGCGGTGTCGACCGACGACGGCGTGACGTTCGCGGCGGTCTCGCCTCCCCCGCTGCCGTCCCAGGCGACGCTGCGGACGGATCGTGCCGACGCGCTCGTGCAAGTCGCGCCGGACGGCCGCCTCTTCTACAGCGCGCTGCTGACCGAGCCCATCGGCTTTGCCTACCTGCTGGGCCTCCAAATCGCCTTCTCGGAGGACGGCGGCGCAAGCTGGGCCTCGAACGTTTGGACCCAAATCGCGATCCCCCCCAGCCCGTACGGAACGGACCGCCAATGGCTCGCCTTCGCGTCCGACGGGAGCCTCTACGCCTCCTTCTCGCAGTTCCCCACCGGGGGCATCTGGATGGCTCGGTCCGACGACGGCGGACGCACGTTTGGCCCGTTCCTCCCGGCCGTGCCGCCGTGGGAGCGCCGCTTCGTCATGGGCGCGGCGGCACCCGTCGTGGGGCTCGACGGCACCGTCGTCCTTCCCTACTACTCGCTGATTGCGCCGGGCCCGACGGCCGACTTTGCCCTGCGCGTCGCCGTTTCGCGGGACCGCGGTCGTACGTTCGAACAGCGCGACGTGGCCGCCACCTCCCCCGGCCTGGAATGGGATTGGCCCGCGGCGGCCGTCGATCCAAGCGGACGCTTCCACCTCGCCTGGGGCTCGCAGCGGGAAGGTTTGTTCCTGTCCAGCTCCGACGACGACGGCGCGACGTGGTCGATCCCGCGCGTATGGAACGAAGGACGGCCCGCAGAAAATCCGGCGCTTCTTGCGAGCGCCGACCATCTCCAGGCGCTCTGGTTTGAGCAAGGAGCCGGGTACCGGTTTGCAAGAGCCAGCCTCGATGCTGCCACGCCGCCCGACGCGGTCCCGATCGTGGACACCTCAAACGTTCGAAGCGACTTCTCGTCCTTCGCGCTGAAGGCGAGCGGTACCGCCGCCGTCGTGTGGGCGGAAGCGGACGTCGTCCGCGTCCGCATGGAGTCGTCGAGCCCGTAG
- a CDS encoding U32 family peptidase: MSSSSTSPLPELLAPAGSFEALRAAVENGADAVYLGGRQFHARGRAVNFDGDELARAIEYAHVKNVSVYVTVNTLLANGEFRELAPYLSELASLGADAVIVQDLGVMKFVREHYPELPVHVSTQACIQSSHALSLLESLGVERVILPRELTLAEIRLLRERTRLPLETFVHGALCYSYSGQCLSSSLIGGRSGNRGQCASTCRLPYDLLKHPGALALGAFQKEDPHDMSAWDWQTVPTEGMHLESSRDLCTIELVPKLIEAGVSSFKIEGRMKRPEYVATAVRAYRTALDRYAKGNFHITPQERRELEQAFNRQFTTAYLVDSPGNAFVSPDRSENRGVRVGTVTGFRQDRMLVRLEETLSVGDGIEVWTQQGGGFGQRVERIELRGHPVPRGQAGETVSVPKQGFVNAGDPVYRTLSRELQEKSRASYEGAGRRVSVEVRCAPSPDASSLHVEIRDGDASGAATVPLAPARSTPLSERAVKDQLGKLGDTPLKARNFDVTVPPGAFAPLGELNRARREAVQAFLSAKAAARKRAPAQALDPSSFLSLPERPRVAPTVSVVVSNLRALDAALAGGADDVYFPPLEWGGDKDDWNLDWVARALESTRKAGARLWLHLPYITREADMAYAERTLPALAARGPAGVVAGNLGALALASRLGLPARADYFVNAFNSYTIRVLSEFGAEGVTLSPELTLGQMAEVARTAALPVEAVVHGQLHLMISEHCIIGAAEGCYGPQGKHVPCRRETYAIRDQAGYVFPLLTDGKCRMHMMNSRELAMVDRVPELLAAGIERLRIDAQMLHPGNVEAVVRAYKDALAGCANGTFDGPSLLARVEKARTLPLTTAHFYRPVL, translated from the coding sequence TTGTCGTCGTCTTCCACGTCCCCGCTGCCCGAGCTTCTGGCGCCAGCCGGCAGCTTCGAGGCTCTGCGGGCGGCCGTCGAGAACGGAGCGGACGCCGTCTACCTGGGCGGCCGCCAGTTCCACGCGCGCGGCCGGGCCGTCAACTTCGACGGCGACGAGCTCGCCCGCGCGATCGAGTACGCGCACGTGAAGAACGTGAGCGTGTACGTCACCGTCAACACGCTTCTTGCAAACGGCGAGTTCCGCGAGCTTGCGCCCTACCTTTCGGAGCTCGCCTCGCTGGGCGCCGACGCCGTCATCGTCCAGGACCTTGGCGTCATGAAGTTCGTGCGGGAGCACTACCCGGAGCTTCCCGTGCACGTCTCCACGCAGGCTTGCATCCAGTCTTCGCACGCGCTCTCGCTCCTCGAGTCGCTTGGCGTCGAGCGCGTGATCCTGCCGCGCGAGCTCACGCTTGCCGAGATCCGCCTCCTGCGCGAGCGAACGCGCCTTCCGCTCGAGACCTTCGTGCACGGCGCGCTGTGCTACTCGTACTCGGGCCAATGCCTCTCGTCGAGCCTCATCGGCGGGAGAAGCGGCAACCGGGGGCAGTGCGCCTCGACGTGCCGGCTCCCGTACGACCTCCTCAAACACCCGGGCGCGCTTGCGCTTGGCGCCTTCCAGAAGGAGGACCCCCACGACATGTCCGCGTGGGATTGGCAGACGGTGCCCACCGAGGGCATGCACCTTGAGTCGAGCCGCGACCTCTGCACGATCGAGCTTGTGCCCAAGCTCATCGAGGCGGGCGTCTCGAGCTTCAAGATCGAAGGGCGCATGAAGCGCCCGGAGTACGTCGCCACGGCCGTCCGCGCCTACCGCACGGCGCTCGACCGCTACGCCAAGGGCAACTTCCACATCACGCCGCAGGAGCGGCGCGAGCTCGAGCAGGCGTTCAACCGTCAGTTCACGACCGCGTATCTCGTCGATTCGCCCGGCAACGCCTTCGTGAGCCCCGATCGAAGCGAGAACCGGGGCGTCCGCGTCGGGACCGTGACCGGCTTCCGGCAGGACCGCATGCTCGTGCGCCTCGAGGAAACGCTCTCGGTGGGTGACGGCATCGAAGTGTGGACGCAGCAGGGAGGCGGCTTTGGCCAGCGCGTCGAGCGCATCGAGCTTCGCGGCCACCCCGTCCCGCGGGGGCAGGCCGGCGAGACCGTGTCCGTGCCCAAGCAGGGCTTTGTGAACGCGGGCGACCCCGTCTACCGAACGCTCTCGCGCGAGCTCCAGGAGAAGTCGCGCGCAAGCTACGAGGGGGCGGGCCGGCGCGTGTCCGTCGAGGTCCGTTGCGCGCCCTCGCCCGACGCGTCTTCGCTCCACGTCGAGATCCGCGACGGCGACGCGTCGGGCGCCGCCACCGTGCCGCTTGCGCCCGCGCGCTCGACGCCGCTCTCGGAGCGCGCCGTCAAGGACCAGCTCGGAAAGCTCGGCGACACGCCGCTGAAGGCTCGAAACTTCGACGTCACGGTGCCACCAGGCGCGTTTGCGCCGCTTGGCGAGCTCAACCGCGCGCGGCGCGAAGCCGTGCAGGCTTTCCTTTCCGCCAAGGCCGCCGCGCGGAAGCGCGCCCCGGCCCAGGCGCTCGACCCCTCGTCGTTCCTCTCGCTGCCCGAGCGCCCGCGCGTGGCGCCCACGGTCTCCGTCGTCGTGTCGAACCTCCGCGCGCTCGACGCCGCGCTTGCCGGCGGCGCCGACGACGTCTACTTCCCGCCGCTCGAATGGGGCGGCGACAAGGACGACTGGAACCTCGATTGGGTCGCGCGCGCCCTCGAATCGACCCGCAAGGCCGGCGCGCGCCTGTGGCTGCACCTTCCCTACATCACGCGCGAGGCGGACATGGCCTACGCGGAGCGCACGCTGCCCGCGCTTGCCGCGCGGGGCCCGGCGGGCGTCGTGGCCGGCAACCTCGGCGCGCTCGCGCTTGCCTCGCGGCTTGGCCTTCCCGCGCGCGCGGACTACTTCGTGAACGCCTTCAACAGCTACACGATCCGAGTCCTCTCCGAGTTTGGCGCCGAGGGCGTCACGCTCTCGCCCGAGCTCACGCTTGGCCAGATGGCGGAGGTCGCGCGCACGGCGGCGCTGCCCGTCGAAGCGGTCGTGCACGGACAGCTCCACCTCATGATCAGCGAGCACTGCATCATCGGCGCCGCCGAAGGCTGCTACGGGCCGCAGGGCAAGCACGTGCCGTGCCGGCGCGAGACGTACGCCATCCGCGACCAGGCCGGGTACGTGTTCCCGCTCCTCACGGACGGCAAGTGCCGCATGCACATGATGAACAGCCGCGAGCTTGCCATGGTCGACCGCGTGCCCGAGCTTCTGGCCGCCGGCATCGAGCGCCTGCGCATCGACGCGCAGATGCTCCATCCCGGAAACGTCGAGGCCGTCGTCCGCGCGTACAAGGACGCCCTTGCCGGCTGCGCCAACGGCACCTTCGACGGTCCCTCGCTGCTTGCGCGCGTCGAGAAGGCCCGCACGCTTCCGCTCACGACGGCCCACTTCTACCGGCCGGTCCTGTAG
- a CDS encoding 50S ribosomal protein L40e: MGKFPEAEARLLNRKICMKCYARNPPRATRCRKCNGSTLRAKAKEGRGM; encoded by the coding sequence ATGGGCAAGTTTCCCGAAGCCGAGGCGCGTCTTCTCAACAGGAAGATCTGCATGAAATGCTACGCCCGCAACCCGCCCCGGGCCACCCGCTGCCGCAAGTGCAACGGTTCCACCCTTCGCGCAAAGGCGAAGGAAGGGCGCGGGATGTAG
- a CDS encoding DUF367 family protein, which translates to MIPLHVLHIEQDDPRKCTSRKLARFALLSLHTSAARTPRGAVALDPFSGRALSREDRAAAQAHGLLAIDCSWAYAEQEFPRLREVLRFHGRALPFLLAANPVNYGKPFRLTTAEAFAAATWILGEEDSARTLLSKFKWGPGFFDLNAQPLAEYASARNGAEVVEKQKLFL; encoded by the coding sequence ATGATCCCCCTCCACGTGCTCCACATCGAGCAGGACGATCCCCGCAAGTGCACGTCGCGCAAGCTCGCGCGCTTTGCCCTGCTGTCGCTGCACACCTCGGCCGCGCGAACGCCGCGCGGCGCCGTCGCCCTCGACCCCTTCAGCGGTCGCGCGCTCTCGCGGGAGGACCGCGCCGCGGCGCAGGCGCACGGGCTTTTGGCGATCGACTGCTCGTGGGCGTACGCGGAGCAGGAGTTCCCGCGCCTTCGCGAGGTCCTTCGGTTCCACGGCCGTGCGCTGCCGTTCCTGCTGGCCGCCAATCCGGTGAACTACGGGAAACCGTTCCGGCTCACGACGGCCGAAGCCTTCGCGGCGGCGACGTGGATCCTCGGCGAAGAGGACTCCGCGCGGACGCTCCTGTCGAAGTTCAAGTGGGGGCCCGGATTCTTCGACCTCAACGCGCAGCCGCTTGCCGAGTACGCAAGCGCCCGCAACGGCGCCGAGGTCGTGGAGAAGCAGAAGCTCTTCCTCTAG
- a CDS encoding class I SAM-dependent methyltransferase family protein gives MEALAAARRATPFERIDTRLGTVLEPSERAQLPRKWELYGDVLVLRLPAGLHARGREVAEAYAKELMARTVLEDVGGVQGEHREPRMRLLHGTGTETVHREDGLSFAFDVARLMYSSGNNYERKRMGKVVRAGERVVDLFAGIGYFTLPMARAGAHVRAIERNPVAHGYLVENVRRNGLSDRVEAVLGDCREAAPVGVADRVLLGYLGDTRRFLPTAMRALAPGGGALHYHDACPVEAVPARPLEEIAAAARDAGRTLASASTRVVKSYAPGVVHFVTDAVVR, from the coding sequence GTGGAAGCCCTCGCCGCGGCGCGCCGCGCGACGCCCTTCGAACGCATCGACACGCGCCTTGGAACCGTGCTTGAGCCCTCGGAGCGCGCGCAGCTTCCGCGAAAGTGGGAGCTCTACGGCGACGTCCTCGTGTTGCGCCTGCCCGCCGGCCTGCACGCGCGAGGCCGCGAGGTCGCGGAAGCCTACGCCAAGGAGCTCATGGCCCGCACAGTGCTCGAAGACGTGGGCGGCGTGCAGGGCGAGCACCGGGAACCCCGCATGCGGCTCCTGCACGGCACGGGCACCGAGACGGTGCATCGCGAGGACGGCCTTTCGTTCGCCTTCGACGTGGCCCGCCTCATGTATTCGAGCGGCAACAACTACGAACGCAAGCGGATGGGGAAGGTCGTGCGGGCCGGGGAGCGCGTCGTGGACCTGTTCGCCGGCATCGGGTACTTCACGCTGCCGATGGCGCGCGCGGGGGCTCACGTCAGGGCCATCGAACGCAACCCCGTGGCCCACGGCTATCTCGTCGAGAACGTGCGGCGAAACGGCCTCTCGGACCGCGTGGAAGCCGTGCTGGGCGACTGCCGCGAGGCCGCGCCAGTGGGCGTGGCCGACCGGGTGCTCCTGGGCTACCTCGGCGACACGCGTCGTTTCCTGCCGACGGCGATGCGCGCGCTTGCTCCCGGCGGGGGCGCGCTGCACTACCACGACGCCTGCCCGGTCGAAGCGGTTCCGGCGCGGCCCCTGGAAGAGATTGCCGCGGCCGCGCGGGATGCCGGGCGCACGCTTGCCTCGGCGAGCACGCGCGTGGTCAAGTCCTACGCCCCGGGCGTCGTGCATTTCGTGACGGACGCGGTCGTGCGATGA